The following coding sequences are from one Anaerolineales bacterium window:
- a CDS encoding peptide ABC transporter permease, whose amino-acid sequence MSGMIWKRFRKHPGAIAGSIVLSLIILACAFAFLSPYDPIKSDMAERYQPPSWSHPMGTDALGRDLMTRVLYGGRVSLAVGFSVMIITLLIGVPVGAIAGYFGGRIDNILMRITDAALALPSLLVLILLSAVLREVDAPFLKSNPVLTIAGVIGLLAWMFTARIVRASYLTIREMDFVTATRALGANNMRIIAIHIFPNAIGPVIVEATLEVAYAILEESGLSYLGFGIQPPTPSWGNLLSNAQDYLVKYPWLAIFPGLMIFLSVISINYIGDGLRDAFDPHKVLEKMGEV is encoded by the coding sequence ATGAGTGGGATGATCTGGAAGCGTTTCCGGAAACATCCTGGCGCGATTGCAGGCAGCATCGTGTTGTCTTTAATCATCCTGGCATGTGCATTTGCCTTCCTTTCCCCATACGATCCGATCAAGTCGGATATGGCTGAGCGTTACCAGCCACCTTCATGGTCGCACCCGATGGGGACTGATGCACTCGGACGGGACTTAATGACGCGGGTTTTATATGGAGGCAGGGTATCACTTGCGGTAGGATTTTCGGTGATGATCATCACCCTCTTGATCGGGGTGCCAGTTGGGGCGATTGCGGGTTATTTTGGGGGGCGGATTGATAATATCTTAATGCGTATCACCGATGCAGCCCTGGCTTTACCATCCTTGCTGGTGCTTATCCTGTTAAGCGCCGTCCTTCGCGAGGTCGATGCACCATTTTTAAAGAGTAATCCCGTGTTGACCATCGCAGGGGTGATCGGCTTGCTGGCCTGGATGTTCACCGCCCGTATCGTGCGTGCCTCCTACCTAACGATTCGTGAGATGGACTTTGTGACCGCCACGCGGGCCTTGGGGGCCAACAACATGCGGATCATTGCCATCCACATCTTCCCCAATGCCATCGGGCCAGTCATCGTTGAGGCCACGCTGGAAGTAGCTTATGCCATCCTGGAAGAATCGGGGCTTAGCTATCTTGGATTCGGCATCCAGCCTCCCACGCCATCGTGGGGCAACCTGCTCAGCAATGCTCAGGATTATCTGGTGAAATACCCCTGGTTAGCTATCTTCCCGGGATTAATGATCTTCTTGTCGGTAATCTCGATCAATTACATCGGTGATGGCTTACGCGACGCGTTTGATCCACACAAAGTTTTGGAGAAAATGGGGGAAGTTTAA